One stretch of Daphnia pulicaria isolate SC F1-1A chromosome 8, SC_F0-13Bv2, whole genome shotgun sequence DNA includes these proteins:
- the LOC124310860 gene encoding cytokine receptor-like isoform X1 has product MSKHFGGGLSASLVCATVLLLWGTAHANDCNIGFLSSGWISPPGDLHIEKGQPWEMFCVLNTSHPDGQGGSYKNLSFYIDNKLAGEPTVKKYNETAIRLYVPVSQVSSNGPPHDFYGVTCKQNHVTGICVRHVYVGYPPQGVKDFQCTSYNWERLECVWLEPYNPIETTYALSYQVSLRSRRMMTPCPQSRRFLSRTVYASDQQGSCEWGPTTSPGYQYSAKSFNFSMALFNELGNVTQHLGVVDNYGIVIPNRMENLNQTEATTTSAKITWKVPFNLQLFPPGLEFKIAYHIQSSWVDTTVFHIVPETESLAWSNKTTKYDLAFKLPYSNTHYNLSIWARSRAANQSDERFWSQPAMLIVKTSADRPCSGPDASLGSFEVSTNWDMRSATIRWSQLPADCENGPETGYEITMMDSQRNTIEAKNVSSVDVTQSVFNNLNKDKDYAFILQSYNSVGYSPNSSLVFLPMSANMPTAPENVMKIIYNDTFFGVQWSPSTPSKGLSMAAFSRARSDDSLVYPRTLSNYTVYWCLSVRESPVLCEGQLYMQDVPATETSLNVTLPDTKNYQFAVSANQGSYSSGMVWSSCIVIANGNGSQVKQVEVVAATSSSLDVSWLLQCKGTNGIITGFNLYYCPVEDGDIFAGEEPDCQGNPNSIKVPPTANRYVIGQLKPFTMYKIVMSVETQFGEGQSSDPVMNRTAEGKPSVPLDLNLIEVTNRSMSITWRAPVSPNGASTYYQVFRSNDTNVWTTTDSTRVSLEVEAYTGYVISVQACNDPKLCSELSEPMPVTTKIGVPNAPGQPSIKSSSDNSSCIEIKWLPPTKPAGPTYLSVINITGDESEHNITTYGSATERLVETSSVCQPGLELKVHVKTVNLAENGELLESPWSVDGVYQCKSEGLSIAQIVGITFAAAVAVLIVVAICFVVRRVQVQKTKAREAEIVLPWEKTGSSEIPSGDNAKQVAGHTKDIAGLGFNTSKANYYGRLDPKVNRIANSPPVTDIKKLQTSPATNATAETDCIADRESRSSGHSSGPDSLSWHRTSRSELSSSDSGAELEAPNSPSPDVFVNPPLDPFAKPLAIARSSQNVTDVNLRGGDMDGVQYSAVQLRESQRNGSSAPDLAQQLPNAYVRVGLAPVATLESAQSVGYVTLGPNQTPESAASSPNASPNLSVGSNDSLIVKSERDIRPAVKIVPLKRNSGGGSSGGYVEACIVEPASDLRASSTPGYVAFKSQEPVELDRPTISSPANPIQTNGYVTLGANSAGAAPSATSTHYVQMGSQSNHSLTYV; this is encoded by the exons atgtcgaaaCACTTTGGAGGAGGCCTTAGTGCCTCTCTAGTTTGCGCAACAGTGCTACTCCTATGGGGGACAGCTCATGCAAATGACTGCAACATTGGATTTCTGTCTTCAGGAT GGATATCACCACCTGGAGATCTTCACATCGAAAAGGGTCAACCATGGGAGATGTTTTGTGTCCTGAATACATCGCATCCCGATGGTCAGGGTGGCTCCTATAAGAATCTCAGTTTCTACATCGACAACAAACTTGCTGGAGAACCTACGGTGAAAAAGTACAACGAGACAGCCATTCGTCTCTACGTTCCAGTATCGCAAGTGTCATCCAATGGACCACCTCACGATTTCTACGGCGTTACCTGCAAGCAAAACCACGTCACTGGTATTTGCGTCCGCCACGTTTACGTTGGAT atcctCCCCAAGGAGTGAAGGATTTCCAATGCACCTCCTACAACTGGGAGCGACTCGAGTGCGTTTGGCTGGAGCCGTACAACCCCATCGAAACTACTTACGCCCTTTCTTATCAAGTGTCGTTGCGATCGAG GCGGATGATGACCCCGTGCCCACAATCGCGCCGCTTCTTATCCAGGACGGTATACGCCTCTGACCAACAGGGCTCGTGCGAATGGGGCCCCACGACGTCGCCAGGCTACCAATACTCTGCCAAATCGTTTAATTTTTCCATGGCCCTATTCAACGAATTGGGTAACGTGACCCAGCACCTCGGAGTTGTAGACAATTATGGCATCG TGATCCCCAACCGGATGGAGAACTTAAATCAGACCGAGGCCACGACAACATCGGCAAAAATCACATGGAAGGTGCCCTTCAATCTACAACTTTTTCCACCCGGGTTGGAATTCAAGATTGCATACCACATACAGTCCAGCTGGGTAGACACAACGGTTTTCCAC ATTGTTCCCGAAACAGAATCGTTGGCCTGGTCGAACAAGACGACCAAGTACGATCTAGCTTTTAAGCTGCCATACTCCAATACCCACTATAATCTGAGCATATGGGCGCGTTCAAGAGCCGCCAATCAAAGTGACGAGCGATTCTGGTCTCAACCGGCTATGCTTATCGTCAAAACATCCGCTGACC GTCCATGTAGCGGTCCCGACGCATCACTCGGAAGCTTCGAGGTTAGCACCAATTGGGACATGCGGTCAGCAACGATTCGCTGGTCACAGCTACCGGCCGATTGCGAAAACGGGCCTGAAACAGGATACGAAATTACCATGATGGACAGTCAGAGAAACACTAT CGAAGCAAAAAATGTCAGCTCTGTAGATGTGACTCAATCCGTTTTCAACAATCTGAACAAAGACAAAGATTACGCATTCATTTTACAATCGTACAACAGTGTTGGCTATTCGCCAAATTCGTCCCTGGTTTTCTTAcccatgtctgccaaca TGCCCACAGCGCCGGAGAACGTCATGAAGATTATTTACAACGACACGTTTTTCGGGGTCCAATGGAGTCCGTCGACGCCGAGCAAAGGTTTGAGCATGGCGGCATTCAGCCGTGCTCGATCGGACGATTCTCTGGTTTACCCGCGGACGTTGAGCAACTACACGGTGTATTGGTGTCTGAGCGTGCGTGAGAGCCCCGTGCTGTGCGAGGGCCAACTTTACATGCAAGACGTGCCCGCAACAGAAACATCGCTCAATGTCACTCTGCCAGACACGAAGAACTACCAATTTGCCGTGTCGGCCAATCAGGGCAGCTACAGCAGCGGCATGGTCTGGTCTAGTTGCATTGTCATTGCCAACGGCAACGGAAGCCAAGTCAAGCAAGTGGAGGTTGTAGCTGCTACCTCGTCATCCCTCGACGTTTCATGGCTCCTGCAATGCAAGGGCACCAACGGAATCATCACTGGATTCAACCTCTACTACTGCCCCGTCGAAGATGGTGACATCTTTGCTGGTGAAGAACCAGACTGCCAGG GCAATCCGAACTCTATTAAAGTTCCCCCAACTGCCAACCGCTACGTAATTGGCCAGCTCAAACCCTTCACCATGTACAAGATTGTCATGTCTGTGGAGACGCAATTTGGAGAAGGCCAGAGTAGCGACCCGGTTATGAACAGGACAGCTGAAGGCA AACCGAGCGTGCCgctggatttgaacctgatCGAAGTGACCAATCGCTCCATGTCGATCACATGGCGCGCGCCTGTTTCTCCGAATGGCGCTTCCACGTATTATCAAGTCTTTCGAAGTAATGACACTAACGTATGGACCACAACAGACAGTACCAGG GTATCGCTGGAAGTCGAGGCCTATACCGGTTATGTTATCTCGGTGCAGGCCTGCAACGATCCCAAATTGTGCTCCGAGTTATCCGAGCCAATGCCCGTCACGACCAAAATTGGAg TGCCGAATGCGCCTGGTCAACCTTCGATCAAGAGTTCGAGTGACAATTCGTCTTGTATCGAAATCAAGTGGCTACCTCCAACGAAACCGGCTGGCCCCACTTACCTGTCAGTTATCAACATCACTGGAGACGAAAGCGAACACAACATCACCACCTATG GTAGCGCGACGGAACGTTTGGTGGAAACATCTAGCGTGTGTCAACCCGGTCTGGAATTGAAAGTCCACGTGAAAACAGTCAATCTAGCCGAAAATGGCGAGCTGTTGGAAAGTCCCTGGAGCGTCGACGGAGTGTATCAATGCAAATCAGAAG GACTATCGATTGCGCAGATCGTGGGCATCACTTTCGCTGCGGCCGTCGCCGTCCTTATCGTCGTCGCCATCTGCTTCGTCGTCCGCCG AGTGCAAGTGCAAAAGACGAAAGCCCGTGAAGCTGAAATCGTTCTGCCGTGGGAGAAAACCGGCAGTTCGGAAATACCGTCGGGCGATAACGCCAAGCAGGTGGCCGGCCACACGAAAGACATAGCCGGACTTGGATTCAACACGTCGAAGGCCAACTACTACGGTCGGCTTGATCCCAAAGTCAATCGCATCGCTAATTCACCGCCCGTCACAGACATAAAGAAATTACAAACTTCCCCGGCAACCAACGCA ACGGCCGAAACGGATTGCATAGCTGACAGGGAAAGCCGAAGTAGTGGACATAGTTCGGGTCCAGATTCGCTTTCGTGGCACCGTACCAGTCGCAGCGAACTCTCCAGCTCAGATTCAGGAGCCGAGCTTGAAGCGCCG AATTCTCCGAGTCCGGATGTTTTCGTTAATCCGCCGCTGGATCCGTTCGCTAAACCGTTGGCGATTGCTCGCAGTTCGCAGAACGTGACTGACGTAAACCTTCGCGGTGGAGATATGGATGGCGTCCAATATTCTGCCGTTCAGCTGAGAGAAAGTCAACGCAATGGAAGCAGTGCTCCGGATTTGGCCCAGCAATTGCCAAATGCGTACGTCCGTGTCGGTTTGGCCCCCGTAGCTACTCTAGAATCCGCGCAGAGCGTCGGGTATGTGACACTAGGACCCAACCAGACACCCGAAAGTGCCGCTTCCAGCCCTAATGCCAGCCCTAACCTAAGTGTTGGAAGCAACGATTCTTTGATCGTCAAATCGGAAAGAGATATCCGGCCAGCGGTTAAGATCGTTCCGCTCAAGAGGAATAGCGGCGGAGGCAGTAGCGGTGGCTACGTCGAGGCCTGCATCGTCGAACCTGCCAGCGACCTACGAGCGTCCTCAACGCCCGGATATGTCGCCTTTAAAAGTCAAGAGCCTGTAGAATTGGATCGACCGACCATTTCAAGTCCGGCCAATCCCATACAGACCAACGGCTACGTTACTTTGGGAGCCAACAGTGCAGGCGCCGCTCCTTCCGCGACCTCGACCCATTACGTTCAAATGGGCTCACAATCGAACCATTCATTGACTtatgtttaa
- the LOC124310860 gene encoding cytokine receptor-like isoform X2, which translates to MSKHFGGGLSASLVCATVLLLWGTAHANDCNIGFLSSGWISPPGDLHIEKGQPWEMFCVLNTSHPDGQGGSYKNLSFYIDNKLAGEPTVKKYNETAIRLYVPVSQVSSNGPPHDFYGVTCKQNHVTGICVRHVYVGYPPQGVKDFQCTSYNWERLECVWLEPYNPIETTYALSYQVSLRSSPCPEYRNLWKKDGQRKRSCVYSLDSRPLYRNSLRNFSFVFDMANSLPPTQPVKQHIAAIDIDAHMIPNRMENLNQTEATTTSAKITWKVPFNLQLFPPGLEFKIAYHIQSSWVDTTVFHIVPETESLAWSNKTTKYDLAFKLPYSNTHYNLSIWARSRAANQSDERFWSQPAMLIVKTSADRPCSGPDASLGSFEVSTNWDMRSATIRWSQLPADCENGPETGYEITMMDSQRNTIEAKNVSSVDVTQSVFNNLNKDKDYAFILQSYNSVGYSPNSSLVFLPMSANMPTAPENVMKIIYNDTFFGVQWSPSTPSKGLSMAAFSRARSDDSLVYPRTLSNYTVYWCLSVRESPVLCEGQLYMQDVPATETSLNVTLPDTKNYQFAVSANQGSYSSGMVWSSCIVIANGNGSQVKQVEVVAATSSSLDVSWLLQCKGTNGIITGFNLYYCPVEDGDIFAGEEPDCQGNPNSIKVPPTANRYVIGQLKPFTMYKIVMSVETQFGEGQSSDPVMNRTAEGKPSVPLDLNLIEVTNRSMSITWRAPVSPNGASTYYQVFRSNDTNVWTTTDSTRVSLEVEAYTGYVISVQACNDPKLCSELSEPMPVTTKIGVPNAPGQPSIKSSSDNSSCIEIKWLPPTKPAGPTYLSVINITGDESEHNITTYGSATERLVETSSVCQPGLELKVHVKTVNLAENGELLESPWSVDGVYQCKSEGLSIAQIVGITFAAAVAVLIVVAICFVVRRVQVQKTKAREAEIVLPWEKTGSSEIPSGDNAKQVAGHTKDIAGLGFNTSKANYYGRLDPKVNRIANSPPVTDIKKLQTSPATNATAETDCIADRESRSSGHSSGPDSLSWHRTSRSELSSSDSGAELEAPNSPSPDVFVNPPLDPFAKPLAIARSSQNVTDVNLRGGDMDGVQYSAVQLRESQRNGSSAPDLAQQLPNAYVRVGLAPVATLESAQSVGYVTLGPNQTPESAASSPNASPNLSVGSNDSLIVKSERDIRPAVKIVPLKRNSGGGSSGGYVEACIVEPASDLRASSTPGYVAFKSQEPVELDRPTISSPANPIQTNGYVTLGANSAGAAPSATSTHYVQMGSQSNHSLTYV; encoded by the exons atgtcgaaaCACTTTGGAGGAGGCCTTAGTGCCTCTCTAGTTTGCGCAACAGTGCTACTCCTATGGGGGACAGCTCATGCAAATGACTGCAACATTGGATTTCTGTCTTCAGGAT GGATATCACCACCTGGAGATCTTCACATCGAAAAGGGTCAACCATGGGAGATGTTTTGTGTCCTGAATACATCGCATCCCGATGGTCAGGGTGGCTCCTATAAGAATCTCAGTTTCTACATCGACAACAAACTTGCTGGAGAACCTACGGTGAAAAAGTACAACGAGACAGCCATTCGTCTCTACGTTCCAGTATCGCAAGTGTCATCCAATGGACCACCTCACGATTTCTACGGCGTTACCTGCAAGCAAAACCACGTCACTGGTATTTGCGTCCGCCACGTTTACGTTGGAT atcctCCCCAAGGAGTGAAGGATTTCCAATGCACCTCCTACAACTGGGAGCGACTCGAGTGCGTTTGGCTGGAGCCGTACAACCCCATCGAAACTACTTACGCCCTTTCTTATCAAGTGTCGTTGCGATCGAG TCCGTGTCCAGAGTATAGAAATTTGTGGAAAAAAGACGGGCAACGTAAACGGAGTTGCGTTTATTCACTCGACAGCCGGCCGTTATACCGCAACAGCCTGCGCAACTTCAGCTTCGTCTTCGACATGGCCAATTCCCTGCCACCGACTCAGCCTGTCAAACAGCACATTGCCGCCATTGATATCGATGCTCACA TGATCCCCAACCGGATGGAGAACTTAAATCAGACCGAGGCCACGACAACATCGGCAAAAATCACATGGAAGGTGCCCTTCAATCTACAACTTTTTCCACCCGGGTTGGAATTCAAGATTGCATACCACATACAGTCCAGCTGGGTAGACACAACGGTTTTCCAC ATTGTTCCCGAAACAGAATCGTTGGCCTGGTCGAACAAGACGACCAAGTACGATCTAGCTTTTAAGCTGCCATACTCCAATACCCACTATAATCTGAGCATATGGGCGCGTTCAAGAGCCGCCAATCAAAGTGACGAGCGATTCTGGTCTCAACCGGCTATGCTTATCGTCAAAACATCCGCTGACC GTCCATGTAGCGGTCCCGACGCATCACTCGGAAGCTTCGAGGTTAGCACCAATTGGGACATGCGGTCAGCAACGATTCGCTGGTCACAGCTACCGGCCGATTGCGAAAACGGGCCTGAAACAGGATACGAAATTACCATGATGGACAGTCAGAGAAACACTAT CGAAGCAAAAAATGTCAGCTCTGTAGATGTGACTCAATCCGTTTTCAACAATCTGAACAAAGACAAAGATTACGCATTCATTTTACAATCGTACAACAGTGTTGGCTATTCGCCAAATTCGTCCCTGGTTTTCTTAcccatgtctgccaaca TGCCCACAGCGCCGGAGAACGTCATGAAGATTATTTACAACGACACGTTTTTCGGGGTCCAATGGAGTCCGTCGACGCCGAGCAAAGGTTTGAGCATGGCGGCATTCAGCCGTGCTCGATCGGACGATTCTCTGGTTTACCCGCGGACGTTGAGCAACTACACGGTGTATTGGTGTCTGAGCGTGCGTGAGAGCCCCGTGCTGTGCGAGGGCCAACTTTACATGCAAGACGTGCCCGCAACAGAAACATCGCTCAATGTCACTCTGCCAGACACGAAGAACTACCAATTTGCCGTGTCGGCCAATCAGGGCAGCTACAGCAGCGGCATGGTCTGGTCTAGTTGCATTGTCATTGCCAACGGCAACGGAAGCCAAGTCAAGCAAGTGGAGGTTGTAGCTGCTACCTCGTCATCCCTCGACGTTTCATGGCTCCTGCAATGCAAGGGCACCAACGGAATCATCACTGGATTCAACCTCTACTACTGCCCCGTCGAAGATGGTGACATCTTTGCTGGTGAAGAACCAGACTGCCAGG GCAATCCGAACTCTATTAAAGTTCCCCCAACTGCCAACCGCTACGTAATTGGCCAGCTCAAACCCTTCACCATGTACAAGATTGTCATGTCTGTGGAGACGCAATTTGGAGAAGGCCAGAGTAGCGACCCGGTTATGAACAGGACAGCTGAAGGCA AACCGAGCGTGCCgctggatttgaacctgatCGAAGTGACCAATCGCTCCATGTCGATCACATGGCGCGCGCCTGTTTCTCCGAATGGCGCTTCCACGTATTATCAAGTCTTTCGAAGTAATGACACTAACGTATGGACCACAACAGACAGTACCAGG GTATCGCTGGAAGTCGAGGCCTATACCGGTTATGTTATCTCGGTGCAGGCCTGCAACGATCCCAAATTGTGCTCCGAGTTATCCGAGCCAATGCCCGTCACGACCAAAATTGGAg TGCCGAATGCGCCTGGTCAACCTTCGATCAAGAGTTCGAGTGACAATTCGTCTTGTATCGAAATCAAGTGGCTACCTCCAACGAAACCGGCTGGCCCCACTTACCTGTCAGTTATCAACATCACTGGAGACGAAAGCGAACACAACATCACCACCTATG GTAGCGCGACGGAACGTTTGGTGGAAACATCTAGCGTGTGTCAACCCGGTCTGGAATTGAAAGTCCACGTGAAAACAGTCAATCTAGCCGAAAATGGCGAGCTGTTGGAAAGTCCCTGGAGCGTCGACGGAGTGTATCAATGCAAATCAGAAG GACTATCGATTGCGCAGATCGTGGGCATCACTTTCGCTGCGGCCGTCGCCGTCCTTATCGTCGTCGCCATCTGCTTCGTCGTCCGCCG AGTGCAAGTGCAAAAGACGAAAGCCCGTGAAGCTGAAATCGTTCTGCCGTGGGAGAAAACCGGCAGTTCGGAAATACCGTCGGGCGATAACGCCAAGCAGGTGGCCGGCCACACGAAAGACATAGCCGGACTTGGATTCAACACGTCGAAGGCCAACTACTACGGTCGGCTTGATCCCAAAGTCAATCGCATCGCTAATTCACCGCCCGTCACAGACATAAAGAAATTACAAACTTCCCCGGCAACCAACGCA ACGGCCGAAACGGATTGCATAGCTGACAGGGAAAGCCGAAGTAGTGGACATAGTTCGGGTCCAGATTCGCTTTCGTGGCACCGTACCAGTCGCAGCGAACTCTCCAGCTCAGATTCAGGAGCCGAGCTTGAAGCGCCG AATTCTCCGAGTCCGGATGTTTTCGTTAATCCGCCGCTGGATCCGTTCGCTAAACCGTTGGCGATTGCTCGCAGTTCGCAGAACGTGACTGACGTAAACCTTCGCGGTGGAGATATGGATGGCGTCCAATATTCTGCCGTTCAGCTGAGAGAAAGTCAACGCAATGGAAGCAGTGCTCCGGATTTGGCCCAGCAATTGCCAAATGCGTACGTCCGTGTCGGTTTGGCCCCCGTAGCTACTCTAGAATCCGCGCAGAGCGTCGGGTATGTGACACTAGGACCCAACCAGACACCCGAAAGTGCCGCTTCCAGCCCTAATGCCAGCCCTAACCTAAGTGTTGGAAGCAACGATTCTTTGATCGTCAAATCGGAAAGAGATATCCGGCCAGCGGTTAAGATCGTTCCGCTCAAGAGGAATAGCGGCGGAGGCAGTAGCGGTGGCTACGTCGAGGCCTGCATCGTCGAACCTGCCAGCGACCTACGAGCGTCCTCAACGCCCGGATATGTCGCCTTTAAAAGTCAAGAGCCTGTAGAATTGGATCGACCGACCATTTCAAGTCCGGCCAATCCCATACAGACCAACGGCTACGTTACTTTGGGAGCCAACAGTGCAGGCGCCGCTCCTTCCGCGACCTCGACCCATTACGTTCAAATGGGCTCACAATCGAACCATTCATTGACTtatgtttaa
- the LOC124310860 gene encoding cytokine receptor-like isoform X3: MMTPCPQSRRFLSRTVYASDQQGSCEWGPTTSPGYQYSAKSFNFSMALFNELGNVTQHLGVVDNYGIVIPNRMENLNQTEATTTSAKITWKVPFNLQLFPPGLEFKIAYHIQSSWVDTTVFHIVPETESLAWSNKTTKYDLAFKLPYSNTHYNLSIWARSRAANQSDERFWSQPAMLIVKTSADRPCSGPDASLGSFEVSTNWDMRSATIRWSQLPADCENGPETGYEITMMDSQRNTIEAKNVSSVDVTQSVFNNLNKDKDYAFILQSYNSVGYSPNSSLVFLPMSANMPTAPENVMKIIYNDTFFGVQWSPSTPSKGLSMAAFSRARSDDSLVYPRTLSNYTVYWCLSVRESPVLCEGQLYMQDVPATETSLNVTLPDTKNYQFAVSANQGSYSSGMVWSSCIVIANGNGSQVKQVEVVAATSSSLDVSWLLQCKGTNGIITGFNLYYCPVEDGDIFAGEEPDCQGNPNSIKVPPTANRYVIGQLKPFTMYKIVMSVETQFGEGQSSDPVMNRTAEGKPSVPLDLNLIEVTNRSMSITWRAPVSPNGASTYYQVFRSNDTNVWTTTDSTRVSLEVEAYTGYVISVQACNDPKLCSELSEPMPVTTKIGVPNAPGQPSIKSSSDNSSCIEIKWLPPTKPAGPTYLSVINITGDESEHNITTYGSATERLVETSSVCQPGLELKVHVKTVNLAENGELLESPWSVDGVYQCKSEGLSIAQIVGITFAAAVAVLIVVAICFVVRRVQVQKTKAREAEIVLPWEKTGSSEIPSGDNAKQVAGHTKDIAGLGFNTSKANYYGRLDPKVNRIANSPPVTDIKKLQTSPATNATAETDCIADRESRSSGHSSGPDSLSWHRTSRSELSSSDSGAELEAPNSPSPDVFVNPPLDPFAKPLAIARSSQNVTDVNLRGGDMDGVQYSAVQLRESQRNGSSAPDLAQQLPNAYVRVGLAPVATLESAQSVGYVTLGPNQTPESAASSPNASPNLSVGSNDSLIVKSERDIRPAVKIVPLKRNSGGGSSGGYVEACIVEPASDLRASSTPGYVAFKSQEPVELDRPTISSPANPIQTNGYVTLGANSAGAAPSATSTHYVQMGSQSNHSLTYV; this comes from the exons ATGATGACCCCGTGCCCACAATCGCGCCGCTTCTTATCCAGGACGGTATACGCCTCTGACCAACAGGGCTCGTGCGAATGGGGCCCCACGACGTCGCCAGGCTACCAATACTCTGCCAAATCGTTTAATTTTTCCATGGCCCTATTCAACGAATTGGGTAACGTGACCCAGCACCTCGGAGTTGTAGACAATTATGGCATCG TGATCCCCAACCGGATGGAGAACTTAAATCAGACCGAGGCCACGACAACATCGGCAAAAATCACATGGAAGGTGCCCTTCAATCTACAACTTTTTCCACCCGGGTTGGAATTCAAGATTGCATACCACATACAGTCCAGCTGGGTAGACACAACGGTTTTCCAC ATTGTTCCCGAAACAGAATCGTTGGCCTGGTCGAACAAGACGACCAAGTACGATCTAGCTTTTAAGCTGCCATACTCCAATACCCACTATAATCTGAGCATATGGGCGCGTTCAAGAGCCGCCAATCAAAGTGACGAGCGATTCTGGTCTCAACCGGCTATGCTTATCGTCAAAACATCCGCTGACC GTCCATGTAGCGGTCCCGACGCATCACTCGGAAGCTTCGAGGTTAGCACCAATTGGGACATGCGGTCAGCAACGATTCGCTGGTCACAGCTACCGGCCGATTGCGAAAACGGGCCTGAAACAGGATACGAAATTACCATGATGGACAGTCAGAGAAACACTAT CGAAGCAAAAAATGTCAGCTCTGTAGATGTGACTCAATCCGTTTTCAACAATCTGAACAAAGACAAAGATTACGCATTCATTTTACAATCGTACAACAGTGTTGGCTATTCGCCAAATTCGTCCCTGGTTTTCTTAcccatgtctgccaaca TGCCCACAGCGCCGGAGAACGTCATGAAGATTATTTACAACGACACGTTTTTCGGGGTCCAATGGAGTCCGTCGACGCCGAGCAAAGGTTTGAGCATGGCGGCATTCAGCCGTGCTCGATCGGACGATTCTCTGGTTTACCCGCGGACGTTGAGCAACTACACGGTGTATTGGTGTCTGAGCGTGCGTGAGAGCCCCGTGCTGTGCGAGGGCCAACTTTACATGCAAGACGTGCCCGCAACAGAAACATCGCTCAATGTCACTCTGCCAGACACGAAGAACTACCAATTTGCCGTGTCGGCCAATCAGGGCAGCTACAGCAGCGGCATGGTCTGGTCTAGTTGCATTGTCATTGCCAACGGCAACGGAAGCCAAGTCAAGCAAGTGGAGGTTGTAGCTGCTACCTCGTCATCCCTCGACGTTTCATGGCTCCTGCAATGCAAGGGCACCAACGGAATCATCACTGGATTCAACCTCTACTACTGCCCCGTCGAAGATGGTGACATCTTTGCTGGTGAAGAACCAGACTGCCAGG GCAATCCGAACTCTATTAAAGTTCCCCCAACTGCCAACCGCTACGTAATTGGCCAGCTCAAACCCTTCACCATGTACAAGATTGTCATGTCTGTGGAGACGCAATTTGGAGAAGGCCAGAGTAGCGACCCGGTTATGAACAGGACAGCTGAAGGCA AACCGAGCGTGCCgctggatttgaacctgatCGAAGTGACCAATCGCTCCATGTCGATCACATGGCGCGCGCCTGTTTCTCCGAATGGCGCTTCCACGTATTATCAAGTCTTTCGAAGTAATGACACTAACGTATGGACCACAACAGACAGTACCAGG GTATCGCTGGAAGTCGAGGCCTATACCGGTTATGTTATCTCGGTGCAGGCCTGCAACGATCCCAAATTGTGCTCCGAGTTATCCGAGCCAATGCCCGTCACGACCAAAATTGGAg TGCCGAATGCGCCTGGTCAACCTTCGATCAAGAGTTCGAGTGACAATTCGTCTTGTATCGAAATCAAGTGGCTACCTCCAACGAAACCGGCTGGCCCCACTTACCTGTCAGTTATCAACATCACTGGAGACGAAAGCGAACACAACATCACCACCTATG GTAGCGCGACGGAACGTTTGGTGGAAACATCTAGCGTGTGTCAACCCGGTCTGGAATTGAAAGTCCACGTGAAAACAGTCAATCTAGCCGAAAATGGCGAGCTGTTGGAAAGTCCCTGGAGCGTCGACGGAGTGTATCAATGCAAATCAGAAG GACTATCGATTGCGCAGATCGTGGGCATCACTTTCGCTGCGGCCGTCGCCGTCCTTATCGTCGTCGCCATCTGCTTCGTCGTCCGCCG AGTGCAAGTGCAAAAGACGAAAGCCCGTGAAGCTGAAATCGTTCTGCCGTGGGAGAAAACCGGCAGTTCGGAAATACCGTCGGGCGATAACGCCAAGCAGGTGGCCGGCCACACGAAAGACATAGCCGGACTTGGATTCAACACGTCGAAGGCCAACTACTACGGTCGGCTTGATCCCAAAGTCAATCGCATCGCTAATTCACCGCCCGTCACAGACATAAAGAAATTACAAACTTCCCCGGCAACCAACGCA ACGGCCGAAACGGATTGCATAGCTGACAGGGAAAGCCGAAGTAGTGGACATAGTTCGGGTCCAGATTCGCTTTCGTGGCACCGTACCAGTCGCAGCGAACTCTCCAGCTCAGATTCAGGAGCCGAGCTTGAAGCGCCG AATTCTCCGAGTCCGGATGTTTTCGTTAATCCGCCGCTGGATCCGTTCGCTAAACCGTTGGCGATTGCTCGCAGTTCGCAGAACGTGACTGACGTAAACCTTCGCGGTGGAGATATGGATGGCGTCCAATATTCTGCCGTTCAGCTGAGAGAAAGTCAACGCAATGGAAGCAGTGCTCCGGATTTGGCCCAGCAATTGCCAAATGCGTACGTCCGTGTCGGTTTGGCCCCCGTAGCTACTCTAGAATCCGCGCAGAGCGTCGGGTATGTGACACTAGGACCCAACCAGACACCCGAAAGTGCCGCTTCCAGCCCTAATGCCAGCCCTAACCTAAGTGTTGGAAGCAACGATTCTTTGATCGTCAAATCGGAAAGAGATATCCGGCCAGCGGTTAAGATCGTTCCGCTCAAGAGGAATAGCGGCGGAGGCAGTAGCGGTGGCTACGTCGAGGCCTGCATCGTCGAACCTGCCAGCGACCTACGAGCGTCCTCAACGCCCGGATATGTCGCCTTTAAAAGTCAAGAGCCTGTAGAATTGGATCGACCGACCATTTCAAGTCCGGCCAATCCCATACAGACCAACGGCTACGTTACTTTGGGAGCCAACAGTGCAGGCGCCGCTCCTTCCGCGACCTCGACCCATTACGTTCAAATGGGCTCACAATCGAACCATTCATTGACTtatgtttaa